From one Anopheles cruzii chromosome 3, idAnoCruzAS_RS32_06, whole genome shotgun sequence genomic stretch:
- the LOC128271633 gene encoding zwei Ig domain protein zig-8-like, whose translation MAPISTAVLLLIVSTGELGAGGSRKFRTEFLQEWPTPGTGPYFDTTVPTNITGLVGKTVLLNCKVKNLGNRTVSWVRHRDIHLLTVGRYTYTSDQRFEAMHSPHTEEWTLRIRYAQRKDSGTYECQISTTPPIGHFVYLTIVEPVTEINGGPDLFINKGSTINLTCIVKYSPEPPPAVVWKHNRDDINFDSPRGGISLVTEKGILTTSRLLVQKAIASDSGQYTCEPSNANPASVRVHILNGEHPAAMHHGISTILSGPSLVAFVLSTILLFYHHSIRWKDFRLT comes from the exons GTGAACTAGGAGCTGGTGGTTCGAGAAAGTTTCGCACTGAATTCCTCCAGGAGTGGCCAACGCCGGGAACTGGGCCTTATTTTGATACAACCGTTCCTACCAACATCACGGGACTGGTCGGCAAAACGGTTCTGCTGAACTGCAAGGTGAAAAACCTCGGCAATCGCACG GTTTCCTGGGTGCGGCACCGGGACATTCACCTGCTGACGGTCGGGCGCTACACCTACACCAGCGACCAGCGCTTCGAAGCCATGCACTCGCCGCACACGGAAGAGTGGACACTCCGGATACGGTACGCCCAGCGCAAGGATTCCGGCACCTACGAGTGTCAAATATCGACcacaccaccgatcggacACTTTGTCTATCTCACGATAGTGG AACCAGTGACAGAGATTAACGGTGGCCCTGATTTATTTATCAATAAAGGCTCAACGATCAATCTCACCTGCATCGTTAAGTATTCCCCcgagccaccgccggccgtcgtGTGGAAGCACAATCGTGAT GACATTAATTTCGACTCGCCCCGGGGAGGCATTTCGCTCGTCACCGAAAAGGGCATCCTGACGACCAGCCGTCTGTTGGTGCAGAAGGCCATCGCCAGCGACTCGGGCCAGTACACCTGCGAGCCGTCGAACGCCAATCCGGCATCCGTGCGGGTGCACATACTAAATG GAGAACACCCCGCGGCAATGCATCACGGCATCTCGACCATCCTCTCCGGGCCCAGCCTGGTGGCGTTCGTCCTGTCGACGATTCTGCTCTTCTACCACCACAGCATCCGATGGAAGGATTTTCGGCTGACATAG
- the LOC128274373 gene encoding poly(A) RNA polymerase gld-2 homolog B: MPGTVCMGNGVPDATVAPLNLQDSAVIVCKANRDSQNTENMIPLSSDCAQDCVRIGNRQHQQDKSVSKAITAVHFASGPMAAYGTIIRGRKGFSNGSSICNRKKQSHQQVINRLKALDFNIAPSGLDMTEDPLARAVGAAEAPSDSETAKKDFNCQPNNGVGGYNEPQCSIPTCERSERSKKKPSHETKTAKHRSEDLAVGDSSLQCAANGGPSAEKEQAFAKGMKEMLLKATEPSHTPPGGGFASEDIVHGYTHRAHSFIDALSQCSTNGAPPITRPAGAGGRTADSSAGPALSSSGSYASSQHGTRGNSHKSQHKGGTVRTHAATNGEHEPGARTGGNGTGGIVIPYGKSNKTGPQGTSSKQKESASRLDLFGGGPAVTSQNIRSTAHQQQHAHPQPAPSYLHHLSGAQTAAKHQAHPQQPMQPELHHAAMSKANGSHQYSFDFLVDVGLKMSYAGTGNGTGGGQSVGPMPCAASQMNYNFTQQFQQHMQQHHQQLQQQQDHSQSPSPSRSQSHPLMHQHHQQHHGQHLPQAMSQQQHHRSQPTAVYGGENLISPQNFVMNEAPAPFSNHIAMASTGELQMLSGANGNGGTSSNMIEPAPYVYTQHEGGDQQQHQHHPAMYYPQHHSQQQQQPHGQYLHNYHPNNNYQYHNRNGRGIPANYYGRDEGSRKKPWAGHAGAGKGKGGAPPSTGKQFNKVQNVGYSYRKNYHHYHNYPAGNGHQYQYEHSSVPPHHHHHHHQQQQQQQQQQQAQHHHHKQNMYRNLVYVRGYDQGHGAASPPEIGSHGAKEPAETAEEQHNVDRCVDTRATEEEVPNELEKEVRDGHEDGKLCSVPRSSSSSSVVSIPSTASSSAVSCRSAQAHLTLEAAAQAGPNGHDYESDSSHSSDYHDGTYRAYSNHDDRPTVYRSSSTTSSGISSSATYPPSNEFAPSTPRSMAHHGAGALEGDFFGRSHSYHGSHQNLSAYASGGSVGEVSPPVGSPTVSGTQSLPLFGELFGTAANHHHHHHHSQSVISFGSSSSLDQAATTLHTTVATGSSSSSSSLSASSVPPNDFSSMQSGQPKKRSHSGRASPTNGSVPLPRAASKENVPTNHAVRKNNQVSLSYTYRTSVPPPEIHHTPADRFILRADEVEMKAPPEPLTDGGPYDGLSQSVWDRFTAAQQTEHTYITKLRLWRYLYICIRTRFPKYGLYLVGSTISGFGANSSDVDMCLVVRSAPSHFDPRTEALYNLSAVKDYLVSEASPTFGQFSLIQAKVPILRFQDSKHGIEVDLNFNNCVGIRNTHLLHCYSQLDWRVRPLVLVVKLWAHHHNINDAKSMTISSYSLVLMVIHFLQCGVSVPVLPCLHSMYPDKFMKIIDINSIEMIERIEPYQTENRQTLGELLLQFLEYYTHFEYARYAISVRTASVIPIEECRLARSYKNDPHHWKHLCIEEPFDLTNTARSVFDGDVFEQIKSTFGTSWRMLEASKCLSALFGDPLFTPLTSTLSITS; encoded by the exons ATGCCGGGCACAGTCTGCATGGGGAACGGTGTACCGGATGCTACGGTGGCGCCGCTAAATTTGCAGGACAGTGCAGTGATCGTTTGTAAGGCGAACCGGGACAGCCAAAACACGGAAAATATGATCCCACTGTCCAGTGACTGCGCTCAGGATTGCGTTAGAATCGGCAATAGGCAGCATCAGCAGGATAAAAGCGTTAGCAAAGCGATCACCGCTGTACATTTCGCCTCGGGACCGATGGCGGCGTACGGCACAATCATTCGGGGACGGAAGGGGTTCAGTAATGGTAGCTCCATCTGCAATCGTAAGAAGCAATCACACCAGCAAGTCATAAACCGGCTGAAGGCGCTGGATTTTAACATTGCACCAAGTGGCCTGGACATGACGGAGGATCCACTAGCAAGGGCTGTTGGCGCTGCCGAAGCGCCTTCTGATTCGGAGACCGCCAAAAAGGATTTCAACTGCCAGCCAAACAACGGCGTTGGGGGCTATAACGAACCGCAATGTAGCATTCCGACATGCGAACGCAGCGAACGATCGAAAAAGAAGCCTTCGCATGAGACCAAAACCGCCAAACACAGATCGGAAGATTTGGCCGTTGGTGATTCGTCGTTGCAATGTGCCGCAAACGGTGGACCCTCGGCGGAAAAGGAGCAAGCCTTTGCGAAAGGCATGAAGGAAATG CTTTTGAAGGCCACCGAACCCAGCCacacaccccccggggggggattCGCTTCGGAAGACATCGTTCATGGGTACACGCACAGAGCTCACAGTTTTATCGATGCTTTGTCACAATGCTCGACAAACGGTGCACCGCCGATCACAAGacctgccggtgccggtggccgcaccgCCGACTCATCAGCTGGCCCCGCATTATCATCGTCAGGGTCATACGCTTCATCACAGCATGGAACACGAGGAAATTCTCACAAGTCGCAACACAAGGGGGGGACGGTCAGAACGCACGCGGCCACCAACGGTGAACATGAGCCTGGTGCCCGGACTGGTGGCAATGGAACTGGCGGTATTGTTATACCGTATGGTAAAAGCAACAAAACTGGCCCTCAGGGAACGTCCTCAAAGCAGAAGGAATCGGCCAGCCGGTTGGATctcttcggtggtggtccggcGGTCACTTCGCAAAACATTCGCTCAACtgcccatcagcagcagcatgcccATCCACAGCCAGCGCCGTCATATCTGCACCATTTGTCCGGGGCTCAGACCGCCGCCAAGCACCAGGCGCATCCGCAGCAACCGATGCAACCGGAACTGCATCACGCGGCGATGTCCAAAGCGAACGGGTCTCACCAGTACTCGTTCGATTTTCTCGTAGACGTTGGCTTGAAGATGTCTtacgccggcaccggcaatggcaccggcggtggtcaATCGGTGGGACCGATGCCATGCGCCGCTTCTCAGATGAACTACAATTTTACGCAACAATTCCAGCAACACATGCAAcaacaccatcagcagctgcagcagcagcaggaccacaGCCAGagtccgagcccgagccgaTCGCAATCGCATCCGCTAAtgcaccagcatcatcagcagcaccatgGCCAGCATTTGCCCCAGGCGATGTctcaacagcaacaccaccgATCGCAGCCCACCGCCGTGTACGGAGGAGAGAATCTGATTTCCCCGCAAAACTTCGTGATGAACGAGGCACCGGCACCATTTTCGAATCACATTGCGATGGCGAGCACCGGAGAACTGCAGATGTTGAGCGGTGCTAACGGCAACGGTGGCACTAGTAGTAACATGATCGAACCCGCGCCCTATGTCTACACCCAGCACGAGGGCGGcgaccagcaacaacatcaacatcatccgGCCATGTACTACCCACAGCATCattcccagcagcagcagcagccacatgGACAGTATCTGCATAATTATCACCCAAACAACAACTATCAGTACCACAATCGGAACGGGCGAGGAATTCCAGCCAACTACTATGGCCGCGATGAAGGCAGCAGGAAAAAACCGTGGGCCGGACACGCAGGAGCAGGCAAAGGCAAAGGCGGGGCTCCGCCGAGTACTGGGAAACAGTTCAACAAAGTACAAAACGTAGGTTACTCTTATCGAAAGAactaccaccactaccacaACTATCCCGCGGGCAATGGCCACCAGTACCAGTACGAGCATTCGTCCGTGccgccccatcatcatcatcaccaccaccagcaacagcaacagcagcagcagcagcagcaggcgcaacatcaccaccacaaacAGAACATGTACCGGAACTTGGTGTACGTCCGGGGGTACGACCAGGGCCACGGGGCTGCGTCTCCGCCCGAAATCGGTTCTCACGGTGCCAAGGAGCCAGCGGAGACTGCGGAGGAGCAGCACAACGTGGACCGGTGCGTAGACACCCGAGCTACCGAGGAAGAGGTTCCGAACGAACTGGAGAAGGAAGTCCGGGACGGACATGAGGACGGCAAGCTTTGCAGCGTTCCGCgatcttcgtcgtcctcgtcggtggTGTCGATTCCATCGACcgcctcgtcgtcggcagTCTCGTGCCGTTCGGCTCAAGCGCACCTCACGCTGGAAGCTGCGGCCCAAGCCGGGCCTAATGGGCACGATTATGAGTCCGACTCGTCGCACTCGTCCGATTACCACGATGGTACGTACCGGGCGTACTCCAACCACGACGATCGGCCGACCGTGTATCGTTCGTCCTCCACCACGTCCTCGGGCAtctcgtcgtcggccacttACCCGCCGTCGAACGAGTTCGCACCATCGACGCCCCGGTCCATGGCGCACCATGGTGCCGGAGCGCTGGAGGGTGATTTTTTCGGCCGCAGTCACAGCTACCACGGATCGCACCAGAATCTGTCCGCGTACGCCAGTGGCGGAAGTGTCGGCGAAGTGAGCCCACCGGTCGGCTCTCCCACCGTTTCGGGGACACAATCACTGCCACTGTTTGGTGAACTGTTTGGGACGGCTGccaaccatcaccatcaccatcatcacagCCAGTCGGTCATTAGCTTCGGCAGCAGCTCCTCGTTGGATCAGGCCGCGACGACGCTGcacacgacggtggccacgggtAGCTCGTCCAGCTCTTCGTCCCTGTCTGCGTCATCGGTGCCGCCCAACGACTTTTCGTCGATGCAGAGCGGACAGCCAAAGAAACG CAGTCATTCGGGACGTGCCTCGCCAACCAACGGGAGTGTGCCGCTGCCACGTGCCGCTTCGAAAGAGAATGTCCCCACCAACCATGCCGTGCGCAAGAATAATCAAGTTTCGCTGAGCTACACCTACCGGACATCGGTTCCGCCGCCGGAGATCCACCATACGCCGGCCGATCGGTTCATTTTGCGTGCCGATGAAGTCGAAATGAAAgccccaccggaaccgctgACCGACGGCGGGCCGTACGATGGGCTGTCGCAGAGTGTGTGGGACAGGTTTACGGCCGCCCAGCAGACGGAGCACACGTACATCACCAAGCTGCGGCTGTGGCGCTATTTGTACATTTGCATCCGCACCCGGTTCCCGAAGTACGGTCTCTACCTGGTCGGCAGTACGATCTCGGGCTTCGGAGCGAACAGCTCGGATGTCGACATGTGTCTGGTGGTCCGCAGTGCCCCCAGTCACTTCGATCCGCGCACCGAAGCGCTGTACAATCTGTCGGCGGTGAAAGACTACCTGGTGAGCGAAGCGTCGCCCACCTTCGGGCAGTTCAGCCTGATTCAGGCCAAGGTACCGATACTGCGGTTTCAGGACAGCAAACACGGCATCGAGGTGGACCTTAACTTTAACAACTGCGTCGGCATTCGGAACACTCACTTGCTGCACTGCTATTCACAGC TGGACTGGCGTGTGCGGcccctggtgctggtggtcaaGCTGTGGGCTCACCATCACAATATCAACGATGCGAAAAGTATGACAATATCGAGCTACTcgctggtgctgatggtgatcCACTTCCTGCAGTGCGGCGTCAGCGTACCCGTCCTGCCGTGTTTGCATTCCATGTACCCGGACAAGTTTATG AAAATTATCGACATCAACAGCATCGAAATGATCGAGCGGATCGAACCGTACCAGACGGAGAACCGACAGACGCTGGGCGAGCtgctgttgcagtttttggaatATTATACGCATTTCGA ATACGCGCGCTATGCCATTTCGGTTCGTACGGCATCGGTTATACCGATCGAGGAGTGCCGGCTTGCCCGGAGCTACAAAAATGATCCTCACCACTGGAAGCATCTGTGTATCGAAG AACCATTTGATCTGACCAACACCGCCCGATCCGTGTTCGATGGGGACGTCTTCGAGCAGATCAAGTCCACCTTCGGCACCTCCTGGCGTATGCTAGAGGCCAGCAAGTGCTTAAGCGCCCTGTTCGGTGATCCACTCTTCACCCCGCTCACGTCGACACTTTCCATCACCTCATGA
- the LOC128272630 gene encoding leucine-rich repeats and immunoglobulin-like domains protein 2: protein MCRVWFACFAPIIVVLAASLLPASEPAIIRLTCEAVDGKCLLKNIYATDEDRFKEIRNEGYQDWIEFFDSHIHTLPPIPYIRQVKANAINLVRIEENTFSTINGLDVSFNRLREISPKAFEWPEELHELTLKGNPTLKDFAFLRSLTGLRQLDMSEMKLELDLIDIQTFSKMTQLNRLDMSDNRITTVPVGMFAHLTSLESLDLSRNSIAKIAAGAFAINGLEIKFNLSNNSISIIENNAFMHASKIDLQNNKLLGVGPYAFDNQTNLRTLIISGNVQLKNFDFLHNLPYLYSLEMSRMNFSFDGMPRNIFDDLASLTSLDLSHNLVTELPIGIFAELQSLNFVNLRHNLIGHVEFGTFSMRKYDLIDEIDLSYNEIKEMNFLVFVPLKYLKTLLLHGNKITYVNAKQLTRNKSLQSFGIQNNLVRCYDLVDLLGSLKLVLDQGEFISDRPNVDGIKCEP from the coding sequence ATGTGTCGAGTGTGGTTCGCGTGTTTTGCGCCCATCATCGTTGTGCTGGCTGCATCTTTGCTGCCAGCATCGGAACCGGCCATCATCCGGTTAACGTGCGAAGCTGTCGATGGCAAGTGTTTGCTCAAAAACATCTACGCCACCGACGAGGATCGCTTCAAGGAGATTCGGAACGAAGGGTATCAAGATTGGATTGAGTTTTTCGATAGCCACATTCACACGCTGCCGCCGATTCCGTACATCCGCCAAGTGAAAGCGAATGCCATCAATCTGGTGCGCATCGAAGAAAACACCTTCAGCACGATCAACGGCCTCGACGTTTCCTTCAACCGTTTGCGCGAAATATCTCCGAAAGCTTTCGAGTGGCCCGAGGAGCTCCACGAGCTCACTCTAAAGGGCAACCCAACGCTCAAAGACTTCGCCTTCCTTCGGTCACTTACTGGGCTCAGGCAGCTGGACATGTCCGAGATGAAGCTCGAGCTGGACTTGATCGACATCCAAACGTTCTCGAAGATGACACAATTGAATAGGCTAGACATGAGCGACAATCGCATCacaacggtgccggtgggcaTGTTTGCGCATCTCACAAGCCTCGAATCGCTCGATTTGAGCCGTAATTCGATAGCAAAAATTGCTGCAGGAGCCTTCGCTATCAACGGCCTGGAGATAAAGTTTAACCTGTCgaacaacagcatcagcatcatcgagAACAACGCATTCATGCACGCCTCAAAGATCGACCTTCAAAACAACAAGCTGCTCGGTGTCGGTCCTTATGCGTTCGACAACCAGACGAACCTGCGCACGCTGATCATTTCTGGCAACGTACAGTTGAAGAATTTCGATTTCCTACACAACCTGCCGTATCTGTACAGCCTCGAAATGTCCCGCATGAACTTCTCATTCGACGGCATGCCACGCAACATCTTCGACGATCTCGCTTCGCTCACTTCGCTAGATTTGTCGCACAATCTGGTCACCGAGCTACCGATCGGCATTTTTGCCGAGCTCCAGTCGCTCAACTTTGTAAACCTTCGCCACAACCTCATAGGGCACGTGGAATTTGGCACGTTCTCGATGCGCAAGTATGACCTGATCGATGAGATCGACCTATCGTACAACGAGATCAAGGAGATGAACTTCCTGGTGTTTGTACCGCTCAAGTACCTGAAAACGTTACTGCTGCACGGAAACAAAATAACGTACGTCAACGCGAAGCAACTGACGCGAAACAAAAGTCTCCAAAGCTTCGGCATCCAGAACAATTTGGTGCGGTGCTACGATTTGGTCGATCTCCTTGGTTCGCTCAAGCTAGTCCTCGATCAGGGAGAATTTatctccgaccgaccgaacgtcGACGGTATCAAGTGCGAGCCGTAA